One window of the Pseudomonas lurida genome contains the following:
- the gspJ gene encoding type II secretion system minor pseudopilin GspJ: MSRRQKGFTLLEVLIALALFSLLGVACYQLLERITHTDHRVHQHERQLRYLQRALSIFERDLTQAIAYPVNGSSARQALIGGPEQIQLVRGGWSNPLQQTRNNLLLVSHRWSGGQWLRQYRSPEADRDLPDNAAQQTLLDGVRLKHLSYIDAQGQDHTNWPIDGAMLSLPRAIEVEFDAPGYPDLRRVILLSGFKEQEHD; this comes from the coding sequence ATGAGCCGCCGCCAGAAAGGTTTTACTTTGCTCGAAGTGCTTATCGCTTTGGCTCTCTTCAGTTTGCTCGGCGTGGCCTGCTACCAGCTGCTGGAGCGAATCACACATACCGACCATAGGGTACATCAGCATGAGCGCCAACTGCGTTACCTGCAGCGGGCTCTGAGCATCTTCGAACGTGACCTGACCCAGGCCATCGCGTACCCGGTCAACGGTAGTTCGGCGCGCCAGGCCCTGATCGGTGGGCCTGAACAAATCCAACTGGTACGGGGTGGCTGGAGCAACCCGTTGCAACAGACGCGCAACAACCTGCTACTGGTCAGCCATCGCTGGAGCGGCGGACAGTGGCTACGCCAATACCGCAGCCCCGAGGCTGATCGCGACCTACCCGACAATGCGGCACAACAAACGCTACTGGATGGGGTCAGGCTTAAGCATTTGAGCTACATCGATGCCCAAGGCCAAGACCACACCAATTGGCCCATCGACGGAGCAATGCTGAGTCTGCCACGGGCCATTGAGGTGGAGTTCGACGCTCCTGGTTACCCAGACTTGCGGCGGGTGATCCTGCTGTCCGGTTTCAAAGAGCAAGAACATGATTAA
- the gspK gene encoding type II secretion system minor pseudopilin GspK produces the protein MINIHRQRGIALISVLLITSLATLIVSDMLARQRLNVISSSSQISQQQLWQLALSGESWARSQLHDDWRDEPEPKRVHLGQRWARDTPVFDIDGGRIHIHLQDLSARFNLQALRKPNDQISRLRYQRLLKELGLPSHDPGRLPPSLGFDGKPVAWNDCSELMRLEGVDTAVIERLRPWVRTTPGALNVNTAGAKQLASLGALDLAQAIALVQARPADGYKSVQEFLDTPALKQIEINSQGLDVSSRYFQAVLDVELGDRQLRLISRLRIEQDGQVSVLQRTLAAASLFSE, from the coding sequence ATGATTAACATCCACAGACAACGAGGCATCGCACTGATCAGCGTGTTGTTGATCACATCGCTGGCAACGCTGATCGTCAGTGACATGCTCGCCCGCCAGCGGCTGAACGTGATCAGCAGTTCCAGCCAGATATCGCAGCAGCAGCTGTGGCAACTGGCACTGAGCGGCGAATCCTGGGCGCGCAGCCAACTCCACGACGACTGGCGCGACGAACCTGAGCCCAAGCGCGTGCACCTAGGCCAGCGTTGGGCGCGCGACACGCCGGTCTTCGACATAGATGGCGGACGTATCCACATCCATTTACAAGACTTGAGCGCACGTTTCAACCTCCAAGCCCTGCGCAAGCCAAACGACCAGATCAGTCGCTTGCGCTACCAGCGTTTGCTTAAAGAGCTCGGCCTGCCCTCTCATGATCCCGGACGCCTACCGCCATCCCTCGGGTTTGACGGCAAGCCCGTGGCATGGAACGACTGCAGCGAGCTGATGCGTCTGGAGGGTGTCGACACAGCGGTCATAGAGCGGCTGCGCCCCTGGGTCAGAACCACACCGGGCGCGCTGAATGTTAACACCGCCGGGGCCAAGCAACTGGCTAGCCTTGGCGCCCTCGATCTCGCTCAGGCCATCGCCCTGGTACAGGCACGCCCAGCCGATGGCTACAAGAGCGTCCAAGAGTTTCTCGACACACCAGCCCTTAAGCAGATTGAAATCAACTCCCAGGGGTTAGATGTCAGCAGCCGGTATTTCCAGGCGGTGTTGGATGTAGAACTGGGTGATCGGCAGTTACGCCTGATCAGCCGGTTGCGAATCGAGCAGGACGGTCAGGTCAGCGTGCTTCAGCGCACTCTCGCCGCCGCATCACTTTTTTCGGAGTAG
- the gspL gene encoding type II secretion system protein GspL, with protein sequence MQAWLYFTTATVDDESPVIWWLTGGEPVRGTLRQATVLAQVPLTLLLPAEIVSHHHIDVPPRSGRWLQQAIHSELEERLLGDPELLHLARGPLQARRHCRVFVLQRQWLEHLLERLANHGLMATRIHIDADCLPSSQPLALRCRDRWLIGGTCQQRLALSDQELDELAPLLLDNLQRSLETPWPLLVQGSAQAIDLRQGDFALRSPSRTPWRALLAILAVACCAQVAQDIGHRWWLQHHAAQVTEASLVLWRQRFPDEPRVIDLARQVQARAQQQLRPQQSLARRLESLASQWIGSDGGVTHIRRLDYQQAQGWTLQVSAPDFSTLERLREALAKQGANVQADSAVLTSDGVSARLKITD encoded by the coding sequence ATGCAAGCCTGGCTTTATTTCACCACCGCGACAGTGGACGACGAATCCCCAGTCATCTGGTGGCTAACCGGTGGCGAACCAGTACGCGGCACATTGCGTCAGGCTACAGTATTGGCCCAAGTGCCCCTGACTCTACTACTGCCGGCCGAAATCGTTAGCCATCACCACATCGACGTACCTCCACGCAGCGGTCGCTGGCTGCAACAAGCCATCCACTCGGAACTGGAAGAACGGCTGCTGGGCGATCCCGAATTGCTCCACCTGGCCCGCGGGCCTCTACAGGCGCGCCGTCACTGCCGCGTGTTTGTGCTGCAACGGCAATGGCTGGAGCACCTGCTAGAACGGCTGGCGAATCATGGCCTTATGGCCACACGCATTCATATCGATGCTGACTGCCTGCCGAGCAGCCAACCGCTGGCCTTGCGCTGTCGCGACCGCTGGCTGATAGGCGGGACCTGCCAGCAACGCCTTGCGCTCAGCGACCAGGAACTCGACGAGTTGGCCCCCTTGCTCCTAGACAACCTGCAGCGTAGCTTGGAAACACCTTGGCCACTCTTGGTCCAGGGTAGCGCGCAGGCTATCGATCTGCGCCAGGGGGACTTCGCCCTACGCAGCCCGTCGCGCACACCATGGCGGGCGCTGCTCGCGATCCTGGCCGTAGCTTGCTGTGCTCAAGTCGCACAAGACATCGGCCATCGGTGGTGGCTACAACACCATGCCGCCCAAGTTACGGAGGCCAGCCTGGTGCTCTGGCGGCAACGTTTCCCAGACGAACCCCGCGTGATTGACCTTGCCCGCCAGGTCCAGGCCCGCGCCCAACAGCAACTGCGACCCCAGCAAAGCCTGGCGCGCAGGCTGGAAAGCCTGGCTAGCCAATGGATCGGCAGTGACGGCGGTGTTACGCACATCCGTCGATTGGACTACCAACAGGCCCAAGGCTGGACCTTGCAGGTTAGCGCACCGGACTTTTCTACCCTCGAACGCTTGCGCGAAGCCCTCGCGAAGCAAGGCGCAAACGTGCAGGCCGACTCGGCCGTATTGACATCTGATGGCGTCAGCGCCCGCCTGAAAATCACGGACTAA
- a CDS encoding autotransporter domain-containing protein — MLGGNSPRSSGRLNAGSLIASVEVGCPFALGEDAWSVEPQLQLIHQNLDVHRKLPTERWVIDR; from the coding sequence GTGCTCGGGGGCAATTCACCCAGGAGTAGCGGGCGACTCAACGCCGGAAGCCTGATTGCGTCTGTTGAAGTTGGCTGTCCTTTTGCCTTGGGGGAGGATGCATGGAGTGTTGAACCTCAACTGCAACTCATCCATCAGAACCTGGATGTACATCGGAAATTACCGACTGAACGTTGGGTAATAGACAGGTAA
- the tnpB gene encoding transposase, which produces MKILVHDGFGIWLAARRLNQGKFHWPGIHRGTEIELDPEQLQALVLGLPWQQVGVGGTITLL; this is translated from the coding sequence ATGAAAATCCTGGTGCACGACGGCTTCGGTATCTGGCTGGCGGCGCGGCGCTTGAACCAAGGTAAGTTTCATTGGCCAGGCATCCATCGTGGGACGGAGATCGAACTCGACCCTGAACAACTTCAGGCGCTGGTACTGGGATTACCCTGGCAACAAGTCGGTGTAGGCGGCACAATTACATTGCTTTAA
- the gspM gene encoding type II secretion system protein GspM: protein MKALFTQYSNRWQQLPPRDRLALRLLTLFLAAALFWSLLWNPQREALIHAEQHLQEALQLQTDLLTLNASSNASSSHVNSQTMAGLIAATTAKANLAVERMDSEESGRLNLSLVGSLADLLKWLDEIETQNITLVSLQLEVSPQAIAQARLSFESH, encoded by the coding sequence ATGAAAGCGCTTTTCACCCAATACTCAAACCGCTGGCAACAACTACCGCCTCGCGATCGCCTCGCGTTGCGGTTGCTCACGTTATTTCTCGCGGCAGCGCTGTTCTGGAGCCTACTGTGGAACCCACAGCGCGAAGCCCTGATACACGCCGAACAACACTTGCAGGAGGCCTTACAGTTGCAAACCGATCTACTCACGCTTAACGCGTCATCTAACGCCAGCAGTTCGCACGTCAACAGCCAGACAATGGCCGGCCTAATAGCCGCCACTACGGCCAAGGCAAACTTGGCCGTCGAGCGCATGGACAGTGAAGAGTCTGGACGCCTCAACCTGAGCTTGGTTGGTTCGCTAGCAGACCTGCTGAAATGGCTCGATGAGATAGAAACCCAGAATATCACCCTAGTGTCACTGCAGTTGGAGGTCTCCCCTCAGGCCATTGCCCAGGCTCGACTAAGCTTTGAATCGCATTAA
- the gspH gene encoding type II secretion system minor pseudopilin GspH — protein sequence MRKSMAGFTMLELLVVMIIIGLLASLVGLVQSDPSARNARREAERLQNLIGLLREDAALNNISHGLRLEPGHYGVLTLDHNGQWQTDKRFKEHSLPDELRLNLQDPQPQGRDTRPQLLVLANDQISPFSLLLEYRRQPLLSLSSDGIQEVQLAPVQ from the coding sequence ATGCGCAAGTCAATGGCGGGCTTCACCATGCTCGAGCTGCTGGTCGTCATGATAATCATCGGCTTGCTGGCCAGCCTTGTAGGGTTGGTACAAAGCGACCCCAGCGCGAGAAATGCCCGGCGCGAGGCCGAACGCCTGCAGAACCTTATTGGCTTGCTGCGTGAAGATGCAGCACTGAATAACATCAGTCACGGGCTGCGCCTGGAACCTGGGCACTATGGGGTGCTGACCCTTGACCACAACGGCCAATGGCAGACGGATAAGCGTTTTAAAGAGCACTCACTTCCAGACGAGTTGCGCCTAAATCTGCAAGATCCGCAACCGCAGGGCCGAGATACGCGGCCGCAACTATTGGTACTGGCCAACGATCAGATCTCGCCCTTCAGCCTATTGCTCGAGTATCGCCGGCAGCCCCTGCTGTCATTGTCCAGCGATGGTATCCAGGAGGTGCAGCTTGCACCGGTCCAATAA
- a CDS encoding outer membrane protein produces the protein MVNAASSSDTIRERDSAPGIAFGYLWQKNSWVYGLEADFQGGAKQSSAQSRTSAIQGYPNTLTTELDRKDELHYLASLRGKFGYAYGNWLAYLTAGPAYGKISTSSHISGSLVNGLTVAGDKASNSDQRFGWTAGAGLEYAVSNDFRLRAEYVYYDLGSMNLDSSYQTTLNTTQAVVASANTRTNTEWRGGSTRIGLSYHF, from the coding sequence ATGGTAAACGCGGCGTCCTCTTCGGACACTATACGCGAACGCGATAGCGCACCGGGAATTGCATTCGGATACCTGTGGCAAAAAAACTCATGGGTGTATGGGTTGGAAGCTGACTTTCAAGGGGGTGCGAAGCAAAGCAGCGCACAATCCAGAACCTCAGCAATTCAAGGTTACCCTAACACACTCACTACAGAGTTGGACAGGAAGGACGAACTGCATTACTTAGCTTCACTTCGGGGCAAGTTCGGTTACGCATATGGGAATTGGCTTGCCTATTTAACAGCAGGCCCCGCTTATGGAAAGATCTCTACGAGTAGCCATATTTCGGGCTCCTTGGTTAACGGGCTTACAGTAGCGGGAGATAAAGCCTCAAACTCTGATCAACGGTTTGGTTGGACCGCCGGTGCTGGATTGGAATATGCAGTTTCAAACGATTTTCGGTTACGCGCAGAGTACGTGTATTACGACCTTGGTTCGATGAATCTAGATTCCTCCTACCAAACTACGCTGAACACTACTCAAGCAGTCGTAGCATCTGCTAATACACGCACAAACACCGAATGGCGAGGGGGTTCAACTCGGATAGGCCTGAGCTATCACTTCTAG
- the gspD gene encoding type II secretion system secretin GspD — translation MKPPRIASALLCISILLNATPSSAALTTQRLWTLNMQDAELRDLVSEVGEITGKTLVVDPRLQGKVSVQSSSALDKDGIYSLFLTVLRSQGFAALDQGDRVLIMPAVEAKTKSSQRSGDEFVTQVLDLRDANAAEISAVIRPLVGEDAYVAPSTSSNALVISDSASNVERIRQVVSELDQAGNHSFSTVPLKHAWASDVARTLNESISQTGNGPSNAKAVGDTRSNQVILAGTAQTRQRMSNLIKAIDVPSNANDSTRVVRLHHSDAKQLSKLLDGIGKRLEDGNRSGGETKGSGSSVLVSADEGQNALVLMADPAQLSMLSTIITELDQPRAQVLVEAAIVEVSGDINEALGVQWAARAGNANGTSNFGGTGLSIGSLLTQSKEKSVTLPDGAVLRIGSDNFSALVTALSSDSKNNLLSTPSLLTLDNEAAEILVGQNVPFQTGSYTTNTAGASNPFTTVERKDIGVTLKVTPHINEGNTLRLKVEQESSELASAPPGITTSDVITNKRSVKSTILANDGQIIVLGGLIRDNVKTQVSKVPLLGDIPLLGWLFTSTKDVTEKTNLMIFLRPTLLRTNSDGASISERKYKSLRQSRNSNDSGKALVLPADSRQLFDPEHRDPAIDLRANEPRR, via the coding sequence ATGAAACCGCCCCGGATTGCAAGCGCCTTACTCTGTATTAGTATCCTGTTGAACGCCACGCCCAGCAGCGCCGCCCTCACTACCCAACGCCTGTGGACGTTGAACATGCAGGATGCCGAACTGCGCGACCTAGTCAGCGAAGTCGGTGAAATCACCGGCAAGACGCTGGTGGTTGACCCTCGCCTGCAAGGCAAGGTCAGCGTGCAATCGTCCAGCGCACTGGACAAGGACGGTATTTACTCACTGTTCCTCACCGTGCTGCGCAGCCAGGGTTTCGCCGCCTTGGACCAGGGTGATCGAGTACTGATAATGCCAGCAGTGGAAGCGAAGACCAAGTCAAGCCAACGCTCAGGCGATGAGTTCGTGACCCAAGTTTTGGACCTACGAGACGCTAACGCCGCGGAAATCTCCGCAGTCATCCGTCCATTGGTAGGCGAGGACGCCTATGTCGCGCCTTCGACCAGCTCCAACGCCCTGGTCATTTCTGACAGCGCCAGCAACGTCGAGCGTATCCGCCAAGTGGTCAGTGAACTGGATCAAGCCGGCAACCACTCGTTCAGCACGGTCCCCCTCAAGCACGCTTGGGCCAGCGATGTGGCCAGGACCCTGAACGAAAGCATCAGCCAGACCGGCAACGGCCCCAGCAACGCCAAGGCCGTCGGTGACACCCGCAGCAACCAGGTGATCCTCGCAGGCACAGCTCAGACCCGCCAGCGCATGTCTAACTTGATCAAAGCCATAGATGTGCCGAGCAATGCCAATGACAGCACGCGTGTGGTACGACTGCACCACAGCGATGCCAAGCAGCTGTCGAAACTGCTCGACGGCATCGGCAAGCGTCTGGAGGACGGCAATCGTAGCGGCGGTGAAACCAAGGGCAGCGGCAGCTCGGTCCTGGTGAGCGCCGACGAAGGCCAGAACGCCTTAGTGCTGATGGCCGATCCGGCCCAACTGAGCATGCTCAGCACAATCATCACAGAGCTGGACCAGCCACGGGCCCAGGTGCTGGTGGAAGCGGCCATCGTCGAAGTCAGCGGCGACATTAACGAAGCGCTAGGCGTGCAATGGGCGGCGCGCGCGGGCAACGCCAATGGCACCAGCAACTTTGGTGGCACAGGCCTGTCGATCGGCAGCCTGCTGACCCAAAGCAAGGAAAAGAGCGTCACGCTGCCGGACGGTGCAGTTCTGCGTATTGGCTCAGATAACTTCAGTGCATTGGTCACAGCCCTGTCCAGTGATTCCAAGAACAACCTACTGTCCACTCCGAGCCTGCTCACGCTGGACAACGAAGCGGCGGAAATCCTGGTTGGCCAGAACGTACCGTTCCAGACGGGTTCGTATACCACCAATACCGCAGGCGCGAGCAACCCCTTCACCACCGTGGAGCGCAAGGATATCGGGGTAACCCTCAAAGTGACGCCGCACATCAACGAGGGTAACACTCTGCGCCTGAAGGTCGAGCAAGAGAGCTCGGAACTGGCTAGCGCCCCGCCCGGCATTACTACAAGCGACGTCATCACCAACAAGCGATCGGTAAAAAGCACCATCCTTGCCAACGATGGTCAGATCATTGTGCTCGGGGGGTTGATTCGGGACAACGTCAAGACTCAGGTGAGCAAAGTGCCGCTGCTGGGCGACATTCCCCTGCTTGGCTGGCTCTTCACCAGCACCAAGGATGTTACCGAGAAAACCAACCTGATGATTTTCCTGCGCCCAACCTTGCTGCGTACCAACAGCGACGGCGCCAGCATCAGCGAACGCAAATACAAAAGCTTGCGCCAGTCGCGCAACAGCAACGACAGCGGCAAAGCTCTGGTCCTACCCGCCGACTCACGCCAGCTATTCGATCCTGAGCATCGGGATCCTGCCATCGACCTGCGCGCAAACGAGCCTCGCCGATGA
- the gspE gene encoding type II secretion system ATPase GspE: protein MTSNVRLPFGFAKRHGVLLEPHDDGLHLFCRPGTSMEILAEIQRCHGPLASHQIIDAEQFAERLATQYRDGRDDAMQMAEGLGDQIAGEDDLASLAEQLPQITDLLEQEDDAPIIRLINAILGEAVKIKASDIHLETFEQHLSVRLRVDGMLREVLRPRRELAGLLVSRLKVMSKLDIAEKRIPQDGRIALRIGGHDVDVRLSTLPSAYGERVVMRLLDKQAGRLNLSRLGMTEATRIKLEDALQRPHGILLVTGPTGSGKTTTLYAGLSSLNNQTRNIMTIEDPVEYHLAGIGQTQVNTKVDMTFARGLRAILRQDPDVIMVGEIRDRETADIAVQASLTGHLVLSTLHSNSALGSVTRLLDMGIEPFLLCTSLLGVIAQRLVRVLCQDCKSAAPADATACRRLSLDPLQPPIIYHPVGCPSCQHSGYRDRQGIYELVLFDEPLRQLIHEGAGEAALAHYARQHVHSLFADGRDKVLQGVTSVEELLRVTREH from the coding sequence ATGACTTCGAACGTCCGCCTGCCCTTCGGCTTTGCCAAGCGCCATGGTGTCCTTTTGGAACCGCACGATGATGGCCTGCATTTGTTCTGCCGGCCTGGCACGTCGATGGAAATCCTCGCTGAGATCCAGCGTTGCCATGGTCCGCTGGCGAGCCATCAGATAATCGACGCCGAACAGTTTGCCGAGCGGCTCGCCACCCAATACCGCGATGGGCGCGACGACGCCATGCAAATGGCAGAAGGCCTAGGCGACCAGATCGCCGGCGAGGACGACCTTGCCAGCCTGGCCGAACAGCTGCCGCAGATCACCGACCTGCTGGAGCAAGAAGACGACGCGCCGATCATTCGCCTGATCAACGCGATCCTCGGCGAGGCGGTCAAGATCAAAGCTTCTGACATCCACTTGGAGACCTTCGAACAACACCTTAGCGTGCGCCTGCGCGTCGACGGAATGCTGCGCGAGGTACTGCGTCCACGCCGAGAGCTGGCAGGTCTACTGGTATCACGGCTCAAAGTCATGTCCAAACTCGATATCGCCGAGAAGCGCATCCCCCAAGACGGGCGCATTGCCCTGCGCATTGGCGGGCATGACGTTGATGTGCGGCTCTCTACCTTGCCTTCTGCCTACGGCGAGAGGGTAGTAATGCGTCTGCTCGACAAACAGGCCGGGCGCTTGAACCTGAGTCGGCTGGGCATGACCGAGGCGACCCGGATCAAACTGGAAGACGCCCTGCAACGTCCCCACGGCATTTTGCTGGTCACGGGGCCTACCGGTTCCGGTAAGACTACGACGCTCTACGCCGGACTCAGCAGCCTGAACAACCAGACGCGCAACATCATGACCATCGAAGATCCGGTGGAATATCACCTGGCCGGTATCGGCCAGACCCAAGTTAACACCAAGGTCGACATGACCTTCGCCCGCGGCCTGCGTGCCATCCTGCGGCAGGACCCAGACGTGATCATGGTCGGGGAAATCCGCGACCGGGAAACCGCTGACATCGCGGTGCAAGCATCCCTCACCGGTCACCTGGTGCTGTCCACCCTGCACTCCAACAGCGCCTTGGGCTCTGTCACCCGTTTGCTGGATATGGGTATCGAACCCTTTCTGTTATGCACCTCACTGCTGGGGGTAATAGCCCAACGCCTGGTACGGGTGCTCTGTCAGGATTGCAAAAGCGCCGCACCCGCCGACGCTACTGCCTGCCGCCGATTGAGCCTAGATCCGCTACAGCCCCCAATTATTTATCACCCGGTCGGTTGCCCGAGCTGCCAGCACAGCGGTTATCGTGATCGCCAAGGCATCTACGAGTTGGTGTTGTTCGACGAGCCGCTACGCCAACTGATCCACGAAGGGGCTGGAGAGGCCGCCTTGGCCCACTATGCGCGCCAGCATGTCCACAGCCTGTTCGCCGACGGTCGGGACAAGGTGCTACAAGGTGTCACGAGCGTCGAAGAACTCCTGCGCGTTACCCGGGAGCATTGA
- a CDS encoding transposase has protein sequence MRQRSSYPQTFKAQVAQQCLQPGATISSVAIHHGINANVIRK, from the coding sequence ATGCGCCAACGCAGCTCTTACCCCCAAACCTTCAAAGCCCAGGTCGCCCAGCAATGCCTGCAACCTGGAGCGACGATTTCCAGCGTAGCGATCCATCACGGCATCAACGCCAACGTGATCCGCAAGTGA
- the gspF gene encoding type II secretion system inner membrane protein GspF has translation MAAYEYLAMCNTGRKSRGVLEADSPRQARQLLRERNLIALQVKPARGQKNHAGPPQPHGQRLGAAQLALLTRQLATLVQAALPLEEVLAAVAAQCSARSQKSMMLAVRARVLEGHDLARAMGDYPRAFGSMYRATVAAGERAGHLAQVLTQLADYTEARHAARQQLQLAMLYPSILMLAAFSIVGFLLSFVVPDVVKVFIDSGQQLPVLTRGLIATSDFVRDYGVVLILVLGSVTAGLRMALRNPSYVLRWHQIQLRLPLIGRVIQASNSTRFVSTLAILGRSGVPLVDALKISAEVVANQQIRARMQDVARAVREGSGLTRALERSGDFPPMMLYMIASGERSGELDNMLERAAHQQQTQLSNGIAMLVGLFEPAMLVFMGASVLVIVLAILMPILNLNQLIN, from the coding sequence GTGGCCGCCTACGAATACCTCGCCATGTGCAACACCGGACGCAAAAGTCGCGGCGTACTGGAGGCCGACAGCCCCCGACAAGCCCGTCAGTTGCTTCGCGAACGTAACCTGATCGCCCTGCAAGTCAAGCCAGCCCGTGGGCAAAAGAATCACGCTGGCCCCCCACAACCTCACGGGCAACGCCTCGGCGCGGCACAACTGGCCCTCCTCACCCGCCAGTTGGCAACCCTGGTCCAGGCCGCTCTGCCATTAGAGGAAGTACTTGCCGCCGTAGCCGCCCAATGCAGCGCGCGCTCACAGAAAAGCATGATGCTAGCGGTGCGCGCACGGGTGCTGGAGGGGCATGACCTGGCGCGAGCCATGGGCGATTATCCACGTGCCTTTGGATCGATGTACCGAGCCACGGTGGCCGCCGGCGAACGTGCAGGGCATCTAGCCCAAGTACTGACGCAACTGGCCGACTACACCGAAGCCCGGCACGCCGCCCGTCAACAGCTACAACTGGCCATGCTCTATCCGAGCATCTTGATGCTTGCGGCCTTTAGCATCGTCGGTTTCCTACTCAGCTTCGTAGTACCTGATGTGGTCAAGGTGTTCATCGACAGTGGCCAGCAGTTGCCGGTGTTGACCCGTGGCCTGATTGCGACCAGCGACTTTGTCCGAGATTACGGCGTGGTCCTGATCCTGGTGCTGGGTAGCGTCACTGCTGGCTTGCGCATGGCACTGCGCAACCCCTCCTACGTTCTGCGCTGGCACCAGATACAGCTGCGCCTACCCCTGATTGGACGGGTCATCCAAGCCAGCAACAGCACCCGTTTTGTAAGCACCCTGGCGATTCTCGGACGCAGCGGCGTGCCCTTGGTCGACGCCTTGAAAATCTCCGCTGAGGTAGTCGCCAATCAGCAAATCCGCGCACGCATGCAAGACGTGGCACGCGCCGTGCGCGAAGGCAGTGGGCTGACCCGGGCCCTAGAGCGCAGCGGCGATTTTCCCCCGATGATGCTGTACATGATCGCCAGCGGCGAGCGCTCGGGAGAGCTCGACAATATGCTCGAACGCGCCGCCCATCAGCAGCAGACGCAGCTGTCCAACGGCATCGCCATGCTGGTGGGCCTGTTCGAGCCAGCGATGCTGGTGTTCATGGGAGCCAGCGTGCTGGTGATCGTTCTGGCAATCCTGATGCCAATTCTCAACCTCAATCAACTCATAAACTGA
- the gspG gene encoding type II secretion system major pseudopilin GspG → MRNASRQRGFTLIEIMVVVVILGILAALVVPQIMSRPDQAKITAARSDIKAIATALEIYKLDNHHYPSTQQGLESLTKKPTGVPEARNWSPDGYLKRLPKDPWGSPYQFLAPGRKDSAYDLYSFGADGRNGGDGTNADIGNWEP, encoded by the coding sequence ATGCGCAATGCTTCCCGCCAGCGCGGCTTCACCCTGATCGAAATCATGGTAGTCGTCGTGATCCTCGGTATCCTGGCCGCCCTTGTCGTCCCGCAAATTATGAGCCGGCCGGACCAAGCCAAAATCACCGCCGCCCGCAGCGATATCAAGGCCATCGCAACGGCACTGGAAATCTACAAACTAGATAACCACCACTATCCCTCGACTCAACAAGGCCTCGAGTCCCTGACTAAAAAACCGACAGGTGTGCCAGAAGCACGTAATTGGAGCCCCGACGGCTACCTCAAGCGATTGCCCAAGGACCCGTGGGGAAGCCCTTATCAGTTCCTCGCCCCCGGCCGCAAGGACTCAGCCTACGACCTTTACTCCTTCGGTGCCGACGGTCGCAACGGGGGCGATGGGACAAATGCCGACATCGGCAACTGGGAGCCTTAA
- the gspI gene encoding type II secretion system minor pseudopilin GspI yields MHRSNKQAGFTLLEVMVALAIFAVLSLSLYSATEHLIGNSASLNERTLAQWLADNRLNELRAGMREVQNQQQEPILFAGRDWLLSCETVTAPDPRLLKIILEVSTNAPTPRQRARLVGYVEARP; encoded by the coding sequence TTGCACCGGTCCAATAAACAGGCAGGCTTCACGCTGCTGGAGGTGATGGTCGCACTGGCTATCTTCGCCGTGTTGTCTTTGTCGCTCTACAGCGCCACCGAACACCTGATCGGCAACAGCGCCAGCCTCAACGAACGCACCCTGGCGCAGTGGCTGGCGGACAACCGCCTCAACGAGTTGCGCGCGGGCATGCGCGAGGTGCAGAACCAGCAGCAGGAACCGATCCTCTTCGCCGGACGTGACTGGCTGCTGAGTTGCGAAACCGTCACGGCACCCGATCCGCGCTTGCTCAAAATCATACTCGAGGTCTCCACCAATGCGCCCACGCCCCGGCAACGCGCACGCCTGGTGGGTTACGTGGAGGCTCGCCCATGA